The following are from one region of the Lynx canadensis isolate LIC74 chromosome D4, mLynCan4.pri.v2, whole genome shotgun sequence genome:
- the ZDHHC12 gene encoding probable palmitoyltransferase ZDHHC12 isoform X3, with protein MAPWALLSPGVLVRSGHTVLTWGITLVLFLHDTALRQWEEQGELLLPLTFLLLVLGSLLLYLAVSLMDPGYVNVQPQPQEEVKEEQTAMVPQAIPLRRCRYCLVLQPLRARHCRECRRCVRRYDHHCPWMENCVGERNHPLFVAYLSLQLVVLLWGLYLACPGGSGCGPAGCCWPPSCCSPSSLWWRACSSPRTSTWWPATPPPGSSSPRTASPTSASAPATPSTAA; from the exons ATGGCTCCCTGGGCGCTCCTCAGCCCTGGGGTCCTGGTGCGGAGCGGGCATACTGTGCTGACCTGGGGGATCACGCTGGTGCTCTTCCTGCACGATACCG CACTGCGGCAGTGGGAAGAGCAGGGGGAGCTACTCCTGCCCCTTACCTTCCTGCTCCTCGTGCTGGGTTCCCTGCTGCTCTACCTGGCCGTGTCGCTCATGGACCCGGGCTATGTGAATGTCCAGCCCCAGCCGCAG GAGGAGGTCAAGGAGGAGCAGACAGCCATGGTTCCTCAAGCCATCCCCCTTCGGCGCTGCAGATACTGCCTGGTGCTG CAGCCCCTGCGGGCCCGGCACTGCCGTGAGTGCCGTCGCTGCGTCCGCCGCTACGACCACCACTGCCCCTGGATGGAGAACTGCGTGGGGGAGCGCAACCACCCGCTCTTCGTGGCCTACCTGTCGCTGCAGCTGGTGGTGCTTCTGTGGGGCCTGTACCTGGCATG CCCTGGGGGCTCTGGCTGCGGTCCAGCGGGCTGCTGTTGGCCACCTTCCTGctgctctccctcttctctttggtGGCGGGCCTGCTCCTCGCCTCGCACCTCTACCTGGTGGCCAGCAACACCACCACCTGGGAGTTCATCTCCTCGCACCGCATCGCCTACCTCCGCCAGCGCCCCGGCAACCCCTTCGACCGCGGCCTGA
- the ZDHHC12 gene encoding probable palmitoyltransferase ZDHHC12 isoform X2 — MAPWALLSPGVLVRSGHTVLTWGITLVLFLHDTALRQWEEQGELLLPLTFLLLVLGSLLLYLAVSLMDPGYVNVQPQPQEEVKEEQTAMVPQAIPLRRCRYCLVLQPLRARHCRECRRCVRRYDHHCPWMENCVGERNHPLFVAYLSLQLVVLLWGLYLACPRPPPALVSISVPALQVWPPFLPALGALAAVQRAAVGHLPAALPLLFGGGPAPRLAPLPGGQQHHHLGVHLLAPHRLPPPAPRQPLRPRPDPQPGPLLLRMALRVLGDPVGRGGGGGGGGQQPGGVGLLEARPPSCA; from the exons ATGGCTCCCTGGGCGCTCCTCAGCCCTGGGGTCCTGGTGCGGAGCGGGCATACTGTGCTGACCTGGGGGATCACGCTGGTGCTCTTCCTGCACGATACCG CACTGCGGCAGTGGGAAGAGCAGGGGGAGCTACTCCTGCCCCTTACCTTCCTGCTCCTCGTGCTGGGTTCCCTGCTGCTCTACCTGGCCGTGTCGCTCATGGACCCGGGCTATGTGAATGTCCAGCCCCAGCCGCAG GAGGAGGTCAAGGAGGAGCAGACAGCCATGGTTCCTCAAGCCATCCCCCTTCGGCGCTGCAGATACTGCCTGGTGCTG CAGCCCCTGCGGGCCCGGCACTGCCGTGAGTGCCGTCGCTGCGTCCGCCGCTACGACCACCACTGCCCCTGGATGGAGAACTGCGTGGGGGAGCGCAACCACCCGCTCTTCGTGGCCTACCTGTCGCTGCAGCTGGTGGTGCTTCTGTGGGGCCTGTACCTGGCATG cccccgccctcccccggcCTTGGTCTCCATCTCTGTTCCTGCCCTGCAGGTCTGGCCTCCATTTCTTCCAGCCCTGGGGGCTCTGGCTGCGGTCCAGCGGGCTGCTGTTGGCCACCTTCCTGctgctctccctcttctctttggtGGCGGGCCTGCTCCTCGCCTCGCACCTCTACCTGGTGGCCAGCAACACCACCACCTGGGAGTTCATCTCCTCGCACCGCATCGCCTACCTCCGCCAGCGCCCCGGCAACCCCTTCGACCGCGGCCTGACCCGCAACCTGGCCCACTTCTTCTGCGGATGGCCCTCAGGGTCCTGGGAGACCCTGTGGGccgagggggaggaggagggggaggagggcagcagcCAGGCGGTGTAGGGTTGCTGGAGGCAAGGCCACCATCTTGTGcctga
- the ZDHHC12 gene encoding probable palmitoyltransferase ZDHHC12 isoform X1, which translates to MAPWALLSPGVLVRSGHTVLTWGITLVLFLHDTALRQWEEQGELLLPLTFLLLVLGSLLLYLAVSLMDPGYVNVQPQPQEEVKEEQTAMVPQAIPLRRCRYCLVLQPLRARHCRECRRCVRRYDHHCPWMENCVGERNHPLFVAYLSLQLVVLLWGLYLAWSGLHFFQPWGLWLRSSGLLLATFLLLSLFSLVAGLLLASHLYLVASNTTTWEFISSHRIAYLRQRPGNPFDRGLTRNLAHFFCGWPSGSWETLWAEGEEEGEEGSSQAV; encoded by the exons ATGGCTCCCTGGGCGCTCCTCAGCCCTGGGGTCCTGGTGCGGAGCGGGCATACTGTGCTGACCTGGGGGATCACGCTGGTGCTCTTCCTGCACGATACCG CACTGCGGCAGTGGGAAGAGCAGGGGGAGCTACTCCTGCCCCTTACCTTCCTGCTCCTCGTGCTGGGTTCCCTGCTGCTCTACCTGGCCGTGTCGCTCATGGACCCGGGCTATGTGAATGTCCAGCCCCAGCCGCAG GAGGAGGTCAAGGAGGAGCAGACAGCCATGGTTCCTCAAGCCATCCCCCTTCGGCGCTGCAGATACTGCCTGGTGCTG CAGCCCCTGCGGGCCCGGCACTGCCGTGAGTGCCGTCGCTGCGTCCGCCGCTACGACCACCACTGCCCCTGGATGGAGAACTGCGTGGGGGAGCGCAACCACCCGCTCTTCGTGGCCTACCTGTCGCTGCAGCTGGTGGTGCTTCTGTGGGGCCTGTACCTGGCATG GTCTGGCCTCCATTTCTTCCAGCCCTGGGGGCTCTGGCTGCGGTCCAGCGGGCTGCTGTTGGCCACCTTCCTGctgctctccctcttctctttggtGGCGGGCCTGCTCCTCGCCTCGCACCTCTACCTGGTGGCCAGCAACACCACCACCTGGGAGTTCATCTCCTCGCACCGCATCGCCTACCTCCGCCAGCGCCCCGGCAACCCCTTCGACCGCGGCCTGACCCGCAACCTGGCCCACTTCTTCTGCGGATGGCCCTCAGGGTCCTGGGAGACCCTGTGGGccgagggggaggaggagggggaggagggcagcagcCAGGCGGTGTAG